The Procambarus clarkii isolate CNS0578487 chromosome 24, FALCON_Pclarkii_2.0, whole genome shotgun sequence genome includes a region encoding these proteins:
- the LOC138367991 gene encoding zinc finger protein 83-like, whose protein sequence is MKTHMLVHSGDKPHKCPECGKRFRQLVHMKHHMFVHSSDKPHECPECGKRFSQLEYMKRHMIVHSGDKPHKCQECGKVFTHLGTMKTHMLVHSGDKPHKCPECGKRFTYLGNMKTHMMMHMNQKPFKCAECGKKFRHRGAIIRHMLVHSGDKPYECPECGKRFRQLGHMKHHMVVHSSDRPHECPECGKRFSQLEYMKRHMIVHSGDKPHKCQECGKVFTRLANMKTHMLVHSGDKPHKCPECGKRFSYLGNIKTHMMMHTNQKPFECAECGKKFRHRGTIILHMLVHFGDRAHECLQCGKRFKRLGYMKMHKMIHSGDKLSTLSVGDD, encoded by the coding sequence atgaagactcacatgttagtgcattcaggtgacaaacctcataaatgtccagaatgtgggaaaagattcagacaACTTGTACATATGAAGCATCACATGTTTGTGCATTcaagtgacaaacctcacgaatgtccagagtgtgggaagagattcagtcaacttgaatatatgaagcgtcacatgatcgtgcattcaggtgacaaacctcataagtgtcaagAGTGTGGGAAAGTATTCACTCATCTTGgaactatgaagactcacatgctagtgcattcaggtgacaaacctcataagtgtccagagtgtgggaagagatttacttatcttggaaatatgaagacacaCATGATGATGCATATGAATCAAAAACCTTttaaatgtgctgagtgtgggaaAAAATTTAGACACCGTGGAGCTATAatacgtcacatgttagtgcattcaggtgacaaaccttatgagtgtccagagtgtgggaaaagattcagacaACTTGGACATATGAAGCATCACATGGTCGTGCATTCAAGTGAtagacctcacgagtgtccagagtgtgggaagagattcagtcaacttgaatatatgaagcgtcacatgattgtgcattcaggtgacaaacctcataagtgtcaagAGTGTGGGAAAGTATTCACTCGTCTtgcaaatatgaagactcacatgttagtgcattcaggtgataaacctcataagtgtccagagtgtgggaagagattctctTATCTTGGAAATATAAAGACACACATGATGATGCATACGAATCAAAAGCCTtttgaatgtgctgagtgtgggaaaaaatttagacatcgtggaactataatacttcacatgttagtgcattttgGTGACAGAGCTCATGAGTGTCTacaatgtgggaagagattcaagcgACTTGGATATATGAAGATGCACAAGATGATACATTCAGGTGATAAGCTAAGCACTTTGAGTGTGGGAGATGATTGA